The following are encoded together in the Zingiber officinale cultivar Zhangliang chromosome 8A, Zo_v1.1, whole genome shotgun sequence genome:
- the LOC122010447 gene encoding phospholipase A I-like isoform X1: protein MQSWGLGWKRPSEIFHLSLDYGEPDDNADVNLPSTSPPPPPAHPPPPPPPPLPPSVRRQTSRDLGFRINLDWTAGDDEEQIALRLQSQLMVALPPPQDAVVLDLRGDEERGSVEVEMKVVRRRESLRSVRMSKAAGSGQQSDGGGVFTRLIRSNLVPSGMGNGVQGLGDHWKSVTMVNLCGCGLSVFPVGLTKLPLLEKLYLNNNKLLLLPPELGDLENLKVLRVDNNMLSSVPAELRQCVMLVELSLEHNKLVRPLLDFRAMAELRVLRLFGNPLEFLPDFLPLHNLRHLSLANIRIEATDNLKSVNVHIETENSSYFAASKHKLSEFFSLIFRFSSCHHPLLASALAKIMQDHNNRVAISKEENAIRQLISMISSDDRHVVEQACFALSSLASDVSLAMQLIKSDIMQPIESLLKSVDQEELISVLQVLVTLAFVSDSVAQKMLTKDVLKSLKALYAHKSTEVQRLSLLAVGNLAFCFENRRILSQSESLRDLLLRLTVTSVPRVNKAAARALAILGENENLRRAIKGRPVGKQGLRILSMDGGGMKGLATVQMLKQIEQGTGKRIHEMFDLICGTSTGGMLAVALGIKLMTLEQCEDIYKELGKLVFAEPVPKDNEAASWREKLDQLFKSSSQSFRVVVHGSKHSADQFERLLKEMCADEDGDLLIESAVKSIPKVVVMSTLVSVTPAQPFVFRNYQYPAGTLETPLGMESPAVTSIGTPHSSKISLHRVASIGSCKHRIWEAIRASSAAPYYLDDFSDDVHRWQDGAIVANNPTIFAVREAQLLWPDTRIDCLVSIGCGSIPTKSRKGGWRYMDTGQVLIESACSVDRVEEALDALLPMIPEVQYFRFNPLDERYDMELDETDPAIWLKLEAATEEYIQKHSELFKNVCERLVSRNENEERMLERLNGQQYYKTKSSNQGLEESSPSLGWRRMVLLVESSYSTDIGNTDNHARSLEKFCASNGIRLSLTSRTSGLLKPTTRFSTPFTSPLITGSFPSSPLYSPEFGPQRINRIDLVPPFSLDGHPIGKTSMSPPTSPLVSRQPSSHVRSLHEKLQNLPQVGIIHLALENDLTGSILSWQNDVFVVAEPGKLADGFLQSVKMGLSSLVRGRSKKEAYALTKLSSVADLITKWRSFQVGSIHHRYIGRQTQVMEDNQEISAFMFRRRVPAVHLTSDDVRWMVGAWRDRIIICTGRFGLAPSLVKAFLDSGAKAVVSPSVEPPDTHSIQFNGMNDYNGFENGKFEIGDEEEAEEEVVPELGSSASDWEDSDAEKGGEHSFVLNDIEEDLSEFICHLYDSLFREGSRVDVALHSALRSYPKLRYICHLPNLP from the exons ATGCAATCGTGGGGATTGGGGTGGAAGCGACCCTCCGAAATCTTCCACCTCTCCCTTGACTACGGCGAACCCGACGACAATGCCGACGTTAACCTACCTTCCACCTCCCCACCTCCCCCTCCTGCTCACCCCCCTCCGCCACCGCCGCCCCCGCTGCCGCCATCCGTCCGCCGACAAACTTCCAGGGATCTCGGCTTCCGGATCAACCTCGACTGGACCGCAGGGGATGACGAGGAGCAGATCGCCCTCCGCCTCCAGTCGCAGTTGATGGTTGCGCTCCCCCCGCCGCAGGACGCCGTGGTGCTGGATCTGCGCGGGGATGAGGAGCGCGGATCCGTTGAGGTGGAGATGAAGGTGGTCAGGCGGAGGGAGTCACTCAGATCGGTGAGAATGTCTAAGGCGGCGGGGTCGGGGCAGCAGAGCGATGGAGGCGGCGTCTTCACGCGGTTGATTCGGTCCAATTTGGTGCCGTCAGGGATGGGGAATGGGGTTCAGGGGTTAGGCGACCACTGGAAAAGCGTGACCATGGTGAACCTCTGCGGGTGCGGCTTGTCT GTGTTTCCAGTGGGGCTAACGAAACTGCCCCTTCTTGAGAAATTGTATCTTAATAACAACAAGTTATTACTTTTGCCACCCGAGCTTGGCGATTTGGAAAATTTGAAGGTTCTAAGAGTTGACAATAATATGCTTAGTTCTGTCCCAG CCGAGTTGCGGCAATGTGTAATGCTGGTTGAACTGTCACTGGAACATAATAAACTTGTCAGGCCACTTCTGGATTTCAG GGCTATGGCCGAGCTCCGTGTTCTAAGACTGTTTGGAAATCCTCTTGAATTTCTTCCAGATTTTTTACCCTTGCACAACCTTCGTCATTTATCGTTAGCTAATATAAGGATTGAGGCAACTGATAATCTTAAATCAGTTAACGTGCATATAGAG ACAGAAAACAGCTCCTATTTTGCTGCATCAAAGCATAAACTCAGTGAATTCTTCTCCCTTATTTTCCGATTCTCTTCATGTCATCATCCTTTGTTGGCATCTGCATTAGCTAAAATCATGCAAGATCACAACAATCGTGTTGCAATTAGTAAAGAAGAGAATGCCATAAGACAGTTGATAAGTATGATAAGCAGTGATGACCGTCATGTG GTTGAACAAGCATGTTTTGCTCTCTCGTCCCTGGCTTCTGATGTTTCTTTGGCAATGCAATTGATTAAGTCTGATATTATGCAACCCATTGAATCACTTTTGAAATCAGTTGACCAAGAAGAATTGATCTCTGTACTGCAAGTTCTGGTCACATTAGCATTTGTATCTGACAGTGTAGCTCAAAAGATGCTGACCAAGGATGTACTCAAATCTCTTAAAGCACTTTATGCACATAAGAGCACGGAG GTGCAACGCTTATCATTATTGGCTGTTGGCAATTTAGCTTTCTGTTTTGAAAACCGTCGAATTCTATCTCAATCTGAAAGTCTGCGAGATCTTCTTTTACGCCTCACAGTTACATCTGTGCCACGGGTAAACAAGGCTGCTGCTCGTGCTTTGGCCATTCTTG GTGAAAATGAAAACCTGCGACGAGCAATAAAAGGAAGACCTGTTGGGAAGCAAGGTCTACGTATTCTATCCATGGACGGTGGTGGTATGAAGGGACTAGCAACAGTTCAGATGCTTAAACAAATTGAGCAAGGGACTGGAAAGCGTATTCATGAAATGTTTGACTTGATTTGTGGGACATCAACTGGTGGTATGCTTGCTGTAGCTCTTGGAATTAAACTGATGACCCTAGAACAATGTGAAGATATATATAAGGAGCTTG GAAAACTTGTCTTTGCCGAACCTGTTCCTAAGGATAATGAAGCTGCATCTTGGAGGGAGAAGCTTGATCAGCTTTTCAAGAGTTCATCACAAAGCTTTAGAGTAGTTGTACATGGGTCCAAA CATAGTGCAGATCAATTTGAAAGATTGTTGAAAGAGATGTGTGCTGATGAAGATGGTGACCTCTTAATTGAATCTGCTGTGAAGAGTATTCCAAAAGTTGTTGTAATGTCTACACTAGTTAGCGTAACACCTGCTCAACCATTTGTATTTCGAAATTATCAG TATCCAGCCGGTACTCTAGAGACACCATTAGGAATGGAAAGCCCTGCTGTAACCTCAATTGGAACTCCTCATAGTTCAAAAATTAGTCTGCATCGTGTTGCTTCTATTGGGAGCTGCAAGCATCGAATATGGGAAGCTataagagcatcttctgctgctcCATATTATCTTGATGATTTCTCTGATG ATGTACATCGTTGGCAAGATGGCGCAATTGTAGCAAACAATCCAACCATATTTGCTGTTAGAGAAGCGCAACTTTTATGGCCTGATACACGCATTGACTGTCTAGTTTCCATAGGATGTGGTTCTATTCCAACAAAG AGTCGGAAAGGTGGCTGGCGCTATATGGATACTGGTCAAGTATTAATTGAGAGTGCTTGCTCTGTAGATAGGGTGGAGGAAGCATTGGATGCTTTGTTACCTATGATTCCCGAAGTGCAGTATTTTCGCTTTAATCCAC TTGATGAGAGATATGATATGGAGCTTGATGAGACTGATCCTGCTATCTGGCTCAAGTTGGAGGCTGCAACAGAGGAATACATTCAGAAACATTCTGAGCTGTTCAAGAATGTCTGCGAGCGGTTAGTTTCACGAaatgaaaatgaagaaagaaTGCTTGAAAGGCTGAATGGCCAACAATACTATAAAACTAAGTCATCAAATCAAG GTCTTGAAGAAAGCAGCCCTTCATTAGGATGGAGGAGGATGGTGCTACTTGTAGAGTCTTCGTACAGCACTGATATTGGAAATACTGATAATCATGCTCGATCTCTTGAAAAGTTTTGTGCTAGTAATGGCATAAGGCTTTCTCTAACAAGTCGAACTTCTGGACTTTTGAAACCTACCACTAGATTTTCTACGCCATTTACATCCCCTTTAATCACTGGAAGCTTCCCATCAAGTCCACTATACAGTCCAGAATTTGGACCTCAGCGGATTAATCGGATTGATCTTGTTCCACCTTTTAGCTTGGATGGTCATCCGATCGGAAAAACATCCATGTCTCCACCCACTTCTCCTCTGGTTTCAAGGCAGCCTTCTTCACATGTTCGATCATTGCATGAAAAATTGCAGAACTTGCCACAAGTAGGCATTATACATTTGGCTCTTGAGAATGATTTAACAGGTTCAATATTAAG TTGGCAGAATGATGTGTTCGTGGTTGCTGAGCCTGGCAAGCTTGCAGATGGATTTCTTCAAAGTGTTAAAATGGGCCTTTCTTCACTTGTGCGAGGAAGAAGCAAAAAGGAAGCTTATGCCTTGACTAAGCTTTCATCGGTAGCTGATCTAATAACAAAATGGCGATCCTTTCAAGTAGGCAGTATTCACCATAGGTATATCGGACGTCAAACACAA GTCATGGAGGATAACCAAGAGATAAGTGCATTTATGTTTCGCCGAAGAGTTCCTGCTGTTCACTTGACATCTGACGATGTTCGTTGGATG GTTGGAGCTTGGCGAGACCGAATCATAATTTGCACTGGAAGATTCGGGCTTGCTCCGAGCCTGGTGAAGGCCTTCCTTGATTCAGGTGCCAAAGCTGTTGTCTCACCATCCGTTGAACCCCCCGATACGCACTCCATACAATTCAATGGGATGAACGACTACAACGGTTTCGAGAATGGAAAATTTGAGATTGGGGACGAAGAAGAGGCCGAGGAAGAGGTTGTGCCTGAACTAGGTAGTTCCGCGAGTGACTGGGAAGATAGTGATGCAGAGAAAGGCGGCGAACACTCGTTCGTCTTGAATGATATCGAAGAGGATCTATCAGAGTTCATATGCCATTTATATGATTCATTGTTCCGCGAAGGATCTAGAGTGGATGTTGCCCTACACAGCGCTCTCAGGTCCTACCCAAAGTTGAGGTACATATGCCACCTCCCAAATTTACCTTAG
- the LOC122010447 gene encoding phospholipase A I-like isoform X2: MAELRVLRLFGNPLEFLPDFLPLHNLRHLSLANIRIEATDNLKSVNVHIETENSSYFAASKHKLSEFFSLIFRFSSCHHPLLASALAKIMQDHNNRVAISKEENAIRQLISMISSDDRHVVEQACFALSSLASDVSLAMQLIKSDIMQPIESLLKSVDQEELISVLQVLVTLAFVSDSVAQKMLTKDVLKSLKALYAHKSTEVQRLSLLAVGNLAFCFENRRILSQSESLRDLLLRLTVTSVPRVNKAAARALAILGENENLRRAIKGRPVGKQGLRILSMDGGGMKGLATVQMLKQIEQGTGKRIHEMFDLICGTSTGGMLAVALGIKLMTLEQCEDIYKELGKLVFAEPVPKDNEAASWREKLDQLFKSSSQSFRVVVHGSKHSADQFERLLKEMCADEDGDLLIESAVKSIPKVVVMSTLVSVTPAQPFVFRNYQYPAGTLETPLGMESPAVTSIGTPHSSKISLHRVASIGSCKHRIWEAIRASSAAPYYLDDFSDDVHRWQDGAIVANNPTIFAVREAQLLWPDTRIDCLVSIGCGSIPTKSRKGGWRYMDTGQVLIESACSVDRVEEALDALLPMIPEVQYFRFNPLDERYDMELDETDPAIWLKLEAATEEYIQKHSELFKNVCERLVSRNENEERMLERLNGQQYYKTKSSNQGLEESSPSLGWRRMVLLVESSYSTDIGNTDNHARSLEKFCASNGIRLSLTSRTSGLLKPTTRFSTPFTSPLITGSFPSSPLYSPEFGPQRINRIDLVPPFSLDGHPIGKTSMSPPTSPLVSRQPSSHVRSLHEKLQNLPQVGIIHLALENDLTGSILSWQNDVFVVAEPGKLADGFLQSVKMGLSSLVRGRSKKEAYALTKLSSVADLITKWRSFQVGSIHHRYIGRQTQVMEDNQEISAFMFRRRVPAVHLTSDDVRWMVGAWRDRIIICTGRFGLAPSLVKAFLDSGAKAVVSPSVEPPDTHSIQFNGMNDYNGFENGKFEIGDEEEAEEEVVPELGSSASDWEDSDAEKGGEHSFVLNDIEEDLSEFICHLYDSLFREGSRVDVALHSALRSYPKLRYICHLPNLP, from the exons ATGGCCGAGCTCCGTGTTCTAAGACTGTTTGGAAATCCTCTTGAATTTCTTCCAGATTTTTTACCCTTGCACAACCTTCGTCATTTATCGTTAGCTAATATAAGGATTGAGGCAACTGATAATCTTAAATCAGTTAACGTGCATATAGAG ACAGAAAACAGCTCCTATTTTGCTGCATCAAAGCATAAACTCAGTGAATTCTTCTCCCTTATTTTCCGATTCTCTTCATGTCATCATCCTTTGTTGGCATCTGCATTAGCTAAAATCATGCAAGATCACAACAATCGTGTTGCAATTAGTAAAGAAGAGAATGCCATAAGACAGTTGATAAGTATGATAAGCAGTGATGACCGTCATGTG GTTGAACAAGCATGTTTTGCTCTCTCGTCCCTGGCTTCTGATGTTTCTTTGGCAATGCAATTGATTAAGTCTGATATTATGCAACCCATTGAATCACTTTTGAAATCAGTTGACCAAGAAGAATTGATCTCTGTACTGCAAGTTCTGGTCACATTAGCATTTGTATCTGACAGTGTAGCTCAAAAGATGCTGACCAAGGATGTACTCAAATCTCTTAAAGCACTTTATGCACATAAGAGCACGGAG GTGCAACGCTTATCATTATTGGCTGTTGGCAATTTAGCTTTCTGTTTTGAAAACCGTCGAATTCTATCTCAATCTGAAAGTCTGCGAGATCTTCTTTTACGCCTCACAGTTACATCTGTGCCACGGGTAAACAAGGCTGCTGCTCGTGCTTTGGCCATTCTTG GTGAAAATGAAAACCTGCGACGAGCAATAAAAGGAAGACCTGTTGGGAAGCAAGGTCTACGTATTCTATCCATGGACGGTGGTGGTATGAAGGGACTAGCAACAGTTCAGATGCTTAAACAAATTGAGCAAGGGACTGGAAAGCGTATTCATGAAATGTTTGACTTGATTTGTGGGACATCAACTGGTGGTATGCTTGCTGTAGCTCTTGGAATTAAACTGATGACCCTAGAACAATGTGAAGATATATATAAGGAGCTTG GAAAACTTGTCTTTGCCGAACCTGTTCCTAAGGATAATGAAGCTGCATCTTGGAGGGAGAAGCTTGATCAGCTTTTCAAGAGTTCATCACAAAGCTTTAGAGTAGTTGTACATGGGTCCAAA CATAGTGCAGATCAATTTGAAAGATTGTTGAAAGAGATGTGTGCTGATGAAGATGGTGACCTCTTAATTGAATCTGCTGTGAAGAGTATTCCAAAAGTTGTTGTAATGTCTACACTAGTTAGCGTAACACCTGCTCAACCATTTGTATTTCGAAATTATCAG TATCCAGCCGGTACTCTAGAGACACCATTAGGAATGGAAAGCCCTGCTGTAACCTCAATTGGAACTCCTCATAGTTCAAAAATTAGTCTGCATCGTGTTGCTTCTATTGGGAGCTGCAAGCATCGAATATGGGAAGCTataagagcatcttctgctgctcCATATTATCTTGATGATTTCTCTGATG ATGTACATCGTTGGCAAGATGGCGCAATTGTAGCAAACAATCCAACCATATTTGCTGTTAGAGAAGCGCAACTTTTATGGCCTGATACACGCATTGACTGTCTAGTTTCCATAGGATGTGGTTCTATTCCAACAAAG AGTCGGAAAGGTGGCTGGCGCTATATGGATACTGGTCAAGTATTAATTGAGAGTGCTTGCTCTGTAGATAGGGTGGAGGAAGCATTGGATGCTTTGTTACCTATGATTCCCGAAGTGCAGTATTTTCGCTTTAATCCAC TTGATGAGAGATATGATATGGAGCTTGATGAGACTGATCCTGCTATCTGGCTCAAGTTGGAGGCTGCAACAGAGGAATACATTCAGAAACATTCTGAGCTGTTCAAGAATGTCTGCGAGCGGTTAGTTTCACGAaatgaaaatgaagaaagaaTGCTTGAAAGGCTGAATGGCCAACAATACTATAAAACTAAGTCATCAAATCAAG GTCTTGAAGAAAGCAGCCCTTCATTAGGATGGAGGAGGATGGTGCTACTTGTAGAGTCTTCGTACAGCACTGATATTGGAAATACTGATAATCATGCTCGATCTCTTGAAAAGTTTTGTGCTAGTAATGGCATAAGGCTTTCTCTAACAAGTCGAACTTCTGGACTTTTGAAACCTACCACTAGATTTTCTACGCCATTTACATCCCCTTTAATCACTGGAAGCTTCCCATCAAGTCCACTATACAGTCCAGAATTTGGACCTCAGCGGATTAATCGGATTGATCTTGTTCCACCTTTTAGCTTGGATGGTCATCCGATCGGAAAAACATCCATGTCTCCACCCACTTCTCCTCTGGTTTCAAGGCAGCCTTCTTCACATGTTCGATCATTGCATGAAAAATTGCAGAACTTGCCACAAGTAGGCATTATACATTTGGCTCTTGAGAATGATTTAACAGGTTCAATATTAAG TTGGCAGAATGATGTGTTCGTGGTTGCTGAGCCTGGCAAGCTTGCAGATGGATTTCTTCAAAGTGTTAAAATGGGCCTTTCTTCACTTGTGCGAGGAAGAAGCAAAAAGGAAGCTTATGCCTTGACTAAGCTTTCATCGGTAGCTGATCTAATAACAAAATGGCGATCCTTTCAAGTAGGCAGTATTCACCATAGGTATATCGGACGTCAAACACAA GTCATGGAGGATAACCAAGAGATAAGTGCATTTATGTTTCGCCGAAGAGTTCCTGCTGTTCACTTGACATCTGACGATGTTCGTTGGATG GTTGGAGCTTGGCGAGACCGAATCATAATTTGCACTGGAAGATTCGGGCTTGCTCCGAGCCTGGTGAAGGCCTTCCTTGATTCAGGTGCCAAAGCTGTTGTCTCACCATCCGTTGAACCCCCCGATACGCACTCCATACAATTCAATGGGATGAACGACTACAACGGTTTCGAGAATGGAAAATTTGAGATTGGGGACGAAGAAGAGGCCGAGGAAGAGGTTGTGCCTGAACTAGGTAGTTCCGCGAGTGACTGGGAAGATAGTGATGCAGAGAAAGGCGGCGAACACTCGTTCGTCTTGAATGATATCGAAGAGGATCTATCAGAGTTCATATGCCATTTATATGATTCATTGTTCCGCGAAGGATCTAGAGTGGATGTTGCCCTACACAGCGCTCTCAGGTCCTACCCAAAGTTGAGGTACATATGCCACCTCCCAAATTTACCTTAG